ataccctttttttttggccGAGGACTGAAAAACCTCATACTTCCAATGCTTGCATAATTGCCATAATTAGTTACAATTCTATGTGAACAATGTCTAATTAATTTCAGGAGATTCAACACAATGCACCCATCAAGTTCATCACATGGTACACTTGTGGGAAGATCAAATCACAAGTGAAGCATGATGGACCAAATAACCAACAGGCAGCACAGAAGGATTTTGAAAGTGGTATAATGCACTAGAGCCTATGCATGCCTGCGATAAGTGTGTAGTGCTACAAGTCTACTACAAGTTAGCTATAACTAACAGTACAACATCATAAAATGCTACTGAAGCAACTGCGAGTTTCGACTACAGCAACAGGTCACTGCAAGAATACTCCAGTCTCCAAACAAATGTCTAGAACCAATATGTTctataatttattccataataGCCTATTCCTTTTCTCTTATCACAATGGCTATCAATAAGTATAGATATCTCATCATCCATCCACTCAAGACCTGTCCATCATAACGATTTTCAAAGAATTTCAGAAAGGATTTGCACTAAAAATACAAGGGACGTCATACAAAGTTTCTTGAACGAATCATAATTCAGAAGTGAACTAGAATACCATTACCACCTGAGTACGAGATGCCCAATTTGAAGGGAGCTTCCGACTTTTGTGAAGAGGAGGCGTCAATCCCGTGCCCGGAGTGGACTAATCCGACGCCTCCATGACCGAAGAAAACTCACGTGGATCTGGAACGAAAATCTCGGACTCTGCAAAAGCAGAACCCTCGAAATGGAGTGAGGCGCCGCAACTGTTTGACGTCACCGGAGAGCCACCCCCACTTCCAGCCGCAGCCGGACCTGCGGACGGTGAGGCCTTCGGACAGAGTGGgtcggccgtcggcggcgctcgacggaggagagaggcggcggcggcggcggcggcgcgtgacgGAAGGGTTGTTTTGGGCTTTGGTGGGGTTTAAGGGTGGGGCAAACCTGGTGGGCCTAACATCTGGCCCACGATGCAGATGGAGGTGGGGCTAGACTGTTTGTTGAATAAGttcttcgatttttttttaaccggaCACTCACCGATAGGGGTGAAAACTATCACGAAAACTCCCGATCGATCAAAAAGTCGTTTATGTAAAAGGGATACCATCGTACCATTTTGTCTATTTatgacttttgtttttttaatttctttctgcatCGTATTAATGTCGACACTAaatagtttaaatgataaatatgatcAATTACCGGCCGATCAAACGTCGTTTCCAAATAGATGCTACCGATTCTGACCGTTTTCACCCTTGGTCCCAtggttttttctaattttttattgTCACGTCAGTCGAAACCGTCGTCCAAACCATCTTGGTGTcttatttgcactggttttaaaagttgaggACGTGTCATATCTATACTTCCTCTgccccattttaagtgcagccatggttttccgcgctcaactttgatcgttcgtcttatttaaaaaaattttgaaaaaaattaaaaacataagtcacgagtaaagtactattcatgttttatcatcttataacaacaaaaatactaattataaaaaaaataaaaaagacggACAATTGAAGTTGGGCACGAAAATTCATGGTTACACTTAgaatagaacggagggagtatgcggTTCATAAATGATTTTTAGACTCGCGATAAATTGAGAGAGATAAAGTTAACTTATTCTACTGTTTTCTGCGTAGTGTCCGGCCACGAATGGGCGAGGGGCGTTGCTCCGGTTTGCCGTGTTCCCGCGAGAGAAGAGAGGATTGGGTGCCGCATTTGCAGCTTTGCACCGTGCGGGAGACTCTCCATGTTTTAAGAGCATTCTACCTATATGATTCTCAAAACTAATTTTGAGGGATTTTAGTCTAAAAATCAGCTCCAACAGATTCCCTACTCTCCAACCCGAGTTTTGGAGTTTCCTTCCCCCGGTTCCTCGCTCCGTTTATATGCGAGCGCGAAAGTTGTTCCCAATCAcgcaatcccgcctctctccttCGTTCCCGCGCGTGGGAGATAGCGATCTTTCTGCGCGTGAAAGAACAAAAAGGGAATTTTCTCTTGGTAGTTTAACAGAAGGGCCCACTTTTAAGTTTTGGGGATTGAAATTAGGCTATCTGTTGGAGGGAGGAGTTTTTTCActtcctattttcagtttaggaaacccaaaaacaaatttttaggagaaaattatagataatctgttggtgatgctATAAGAGAGTACGGGCTATTTGGGTTCATTATCCTGCCAATTTATCAGTAGTGCTGAAAATCTATTCAAGTTTTGGCAACAtttaagtactactccctccgtcctatgatataagggatttttggTGGGCGGATTTAACTTATATcatgggatgaagggagtagtatttaaAGCTAATTTGATTTATAGCCAATTTTTACTTTAtcaatattatattttggtagtACACTACCAAATTTAATAGTGTAGAATTTCACTCATGGTTTACCCTTCACATTGTAAGCCAtgtccaaaatttaaaatttaaaacttaattttgaagttagttttggtttttttttatcatagtttattttttagtattTACTCTTAAGTTGCTAAACACATATGCGTAAAGGCTTATTCACATTACTTTGTGGTTGCTGATAATCGGTATAAGCGAAACGATGACCGTGGTAAAGGCAAGAAAAttttactccttccatcccaaaataagtgcagttttgcactattcacgttcgacatttaaccgttcgtcttatttgaaattttttttatgattagtatttttattactattagatgataaaatatgaatagtactttatgtgtgattaaatatttttatttttttcacaaatttttcaaataagacggacggtcaaacgttgggcacgaatatccacgactgcacttattttaggacggaggtagtagattaGTACCAGTACCAAATTAAGTGTTGGTAGTGCCAATGATTTGACTTCAAACCAAAATCATTCCATTTACCTTTTAAACTAGTACTCTCTctgtaaaaaaaagacaaccatTTGACAATATCTAGAACAATAAATTTGGATATGATATGaggttgtccagattcataaaatatgttatttcaaatttttattatcgtcggttatatttttttataaagggAGTACCTGGTATATTTTGGCATAAATATAGCTTTACTAGTATTAGGCAGTAGCACACACTACCAAGATGTATCACATTTACGCCACCACGTACGGACGCGTGTTCTCTACGCACCCCTGAAATGTATTGTCGGTGACATCAAACATCCCGTACGATGGGCACGCACATTAGCATAGCATTCCGACGGTTCTTCAAGACATACCGATGTATATGCTCTGCCGGACATGCACGCCACGTTTTGCTTTTCCCGTCGGGTTAGGACCCAGTCACAATAGATGCTAAACGCTGTGACAGGACAGATGCATAAATGTTTTGTATTCCCAGCTGGCCTAGCtgtgtactacctccgttttgtATTCTCATAAAGTCGTTTagaataatgtttaagtcaaaccttaaaaatataaatcatgaataactcttaaattGTTgggtttaaaaatgtaaaaattataagaatagatttatcttgaaaaatactttcgtaaaagtatacatatatcaattttcaataaatacttttatagaggttaaagttatgttttggaaACCGTGTGttgctgtccaaaacgacttcctttacgaatACGGCGTGAGTATGAGTTAAACCACCACACTATACCAAAGGTAACTCTCAGAAATAGCACAAGCTAGTTTTATCACATAGctagttttggagaccgtgtcactgtccaaaacgactttctttactaATACGGAGCGAGTATGAGTTAAACCACCACACTATACCATCACCCGTGTCAGCTCCGTTTTGCTGTCCTCACGACTTCTTGATCATCCATCTCAATGTGACAACGTTGATCATCCATCAATTAATTTTGCCGTCGGGGGTTCTCTTCCTCCACTCTCAATGCTTTGAGCCCGAAGCGTTGTGTGATCCTCTCAAGCAGCTCCTTCCGATCAGGTGGAGAAACCATGGCGTTCAGTGTTGCCTTGCCTCTCCAGCAAACGATGGCAATTGTGGTGGGATCCATGGTTATAGAACCTAAATCTAGGTTCTGATGACCTGCAATATTAACAAGATTTACATTATCACACAATCTCTTTTAGACTTTCATATGGAGTAACGTTACCTTCACGTAAGATTACAACACAGCAACCAGGTATCAATGATGCAGCTTCCTCCCCAAATCTGGCATTAATAAAGTGAGCAAAATTAACGGTCCTGTACTGTAAAAGGCGCAGGAAATCGTTTGGAGATGCACAGAGTATCCGCTTGCTGATGTATGGAAGCAGCAATGGCAAGCCCTCGTACGATAGCCTATATGCACATGGACAACCATCCTTTGATCGGTGTGTTTCCTGAGTGAGAACATAGAAAGAGAGTACTATTAGAGTAAGCTCATTGAggttaaaaaaatgcatatccTCCCTCTGATTCTACAAAATGCAGATTCCTGAAAAGAGCTGATTGAGTGAACAGTAAGTTCTGGTTAGAGCACTTACAAACATTTTGAGGCCAAGAGATGCAATCTTAAGCTGCTCTCCAACTTCTACGTTCAGTTGCAAAATTTCTTGGACTGATTTTGATACATAGTATATCCTCCTTGCATTATTAGGATCGGCACTTCTAGTTACCAGATGACCTTCAAGTGGAAAAGATATATTGATCGCAAAGAACGATACAATACTTTTAATCACCGTTAGATCTCTGAAAAATAATACAGGATCAACCCCTTTCCACTTGCATTGGTCTTGCAACTTATTCATTCTATTTCCTAATTCAGCTTGATCATTTTTTACATCATCAGTAACCAAAGCAACTTCAGTTAAGTTGTTATCTTCTGAAGTATGAGCATCTATGCtaatttttttctgttcttcaagcgattcatcatcatcaagaaCTTTGGTTTTTGTCACCTCCACCATCTGGCACTCTGAAAGAATGTTAAGAGCACATGAAACATATTGACGCTATTAACAGCTTGCACAACAGCAAATCAGATCAGAATGTATGTATGCAAATGTTCATGAAATGTTTGAAATAAACTTGTGGGAAAGTAACTAAAGAGGATGTTACCGTGCAACGGTGACAGTTTATGGAGAACTGCAATGAAAAATGCCCCACTGTCTTGATCGTGAGGAACAATTCTCATGCAACGATGCAGAGGAAAATTTGAGCTTGTACTGTTGGGAGTAGAATCAGAATGTTTGGTGGTGTTGCTATTTGAAATTCCATCTGTATCACAATAAACTTTGTTGGTTTTTTCAATGCTGAAGTTTCTTGAGAAGCTTCCATTGCTACCTGTGTTGACTTCAATGTCATCACACACAGATTGCCCTTCCTGGATGCTTTTATTTGATGGAAACATGCTTGGTAATATTACATTCTTCCTATCACAAGGGACATCGTCATGATTCTGAAACCAAGATCCTTTATCTTGAACCTGCatgagttgcaaaatgattcCATTGGGAGCTTGGGCAGGCAGAATAAAACAACAAAGTTTGACCACTTTGATTATCTAACATACAATGTAGAACAAACGCTCAACTGAACACTACAGCGGAAAACTAGAATGTAGAAGTATCATATTCTGCAAACaaaaaactaataacaaaatcgAGGCACTCCCTCTTCATTCTTAACTTACTCCTTACCTATTTAGTCAATGACCAGTTGACCACAAATTAAGACCATCCTATTACCAAGTCAAAGAATATAGGCATGGCAAGTTGTACCGACACATTCATGGCAAGTTGAAGTTATTTTCATTTTAGTGATAAGATGTCCACAAGTGCCTGAACATCATACGCGTTATCATCCATAGGTATATATGGGCATTAGAACCATACAGAGAATGCAGATGGTATTCAGCAGGTGAAGTACTTATTGGTGAAGGTAATCAGGAAGGCTGCAAAACATGCGAAAATCCAGACACATGCCTATACCCATGAAACATACCAAGAAAACTGAACACATACAAAAATGGAGAGGGTAATCAGGAGGTAGGGAATGATATAGAAATGTGCACAAAGTACCTTCCAAGTGCTAAGTCCAGGACGGTGGACCAATTCTGGTAGCTCATTAGAAACATCAAGAAGCTCGACAGAATTTCCACTTCTCCGAAGAAGCTGCATGATTATGAGAAATATAAACAGTTCACAGTGAGAATTTACATATGGAACATAAATTAAGAAAAGAATGTGCATGTAGTAGTAAaggtttggaaaaaaaaatcttaaaatcaattaagaaaaatataataataatatac
The Oryza glaberrima chromosome 8, OglaRS2, whole genome shotgun sequence DNA segment above includes these coding regions:
- the LOC127783320 gene encoding uncharacterized protein LOC127783320 isoform X1, translating into MIASRTPVSLHSLLVAGGHGKRCVAGAGGRKRGRVQRRHLTQALESFWRHAPRPAPPAAAARGEANRSWQPPPLENPAFEEYYKEQRIVREEEWDDFISVLRKPLPATFRINASSQFFKDICSKLENDFKRYLESEVSDEYGEDAIRPLPWYPGNLAWHLNFSRKQLRKNQALESFHEFLKHESEVGNITRQEAVSMVPPLFLNIQPDHHVLDMCAAPGSKTFQLLEMIHQSKEPGLLPRALVVANDVNAQRCDLLIHNMKRMCTANLIVTNHEAQNFPDCRIANDLSEIYKKDCKPQRLEFDRVLCDVPCSGDGTIRKGHDMWRKWNSGMGNGLHLLQVDISMRGIALLKVGGRMVYSTCSMNPVENEAVIAELLRRSGNSVELLDVSNELPELVHRPGLSTWKVQDKGSWFQNHDDVPCDRKNVILPSMFPSNKSIQEGQSVCDDIEVNTGSNGSFSRNFSIEKTNKVYCDTDGISNSNTTKHSDSTPNSTSSNFPLHRCMRIVPHDQDSGAFFIAVLHKLSPLHECQMVEVTKTKVLDDDESLEEQKKISIDAHTSEDNNLTEVALVTDDVKNDQAELGNRMNKLQDQCKWKGVDPVLFFRDLTVIKSIVSFFAINISFPLEGHLVTRSADPNNARRIYYVSKSVQEILQLNVEVGEQLKIASLGLKMFETHRSKDGCPCAYRLSYEGLPLLLPYISKRILCASPNDFLRLLQYRTVNFAHFINARFGEEAASLIPGCCVVILREGHQNLDLGSITMDPTTIAIVCWRGKATLNAMVSPPDRKELLERITQRFGLKALRVEEENPRRQN
- the LOC127783320 gene encoding uncharacterized protein LOC127783320 isoform X2, which translates into the protein MIASRTPVSLHSLLVAGGHGKRCVAGAGGRKRGRVQRRHLTQALESFWRHAPRPAPPAAAARGEANRSWQPPPLENPAFEEYYKEQRIVREEEWDDFISVLRKPLPATFRINASSQFFKDICSKLENDFKRYLESEVSDEYGEDAIRPLPWYPGNLAWHLNFSRKQLRKNQALESFHEFLKHESEVGNITRQEAVSMVPPLFLNIQPDHHVLDMCAAPGSKTFQLLEMIHQSKEPGLLPRALVVANDVNAQRCDLLIHNMKRMCTANLIVTNHEAQNFPDCRIANDLSEIYKKDCKPQRLEFDRVLCDVPCSGDGTIRKGHDMWRKWNSGMGNGLHLLQVDISMRGIALLKVGGRMVYSTCSMNPVENEAVIAELLRRSGNSVELLDVSNELPELVHRPGLSTWKVQDKGSWFQNHDDVPCDRKNVILPSMFPSNKSIQEGQSVCDDIEVNTDGISNSNTTKHSDSTPNSTSSNFPLHRCMRIVPHDQDSGAFFIAVLHKLSPLHECQMVEVTKTKVLDDDESLEEQKKISIDAHTSEDNNLTEVALVTDDVKNDQAELGNRMNKLQDQCKWKGVDPVLFFRDLTVIKSIVSFFAINISFPLEGHLVTRSADPNNARRIYYVSKSVQEILQLNVEVGEQLKIASLGLKMFETHRSKDGCPCAYRLSYEGLPLLLPYISKRILCASPNDFLRLLQYRTVNFAHFINARFGEEAASLIPGCCVVILREGHQNLDLGSITMDPTTIAIVCWRGKATLNAMVSPPDRKELLERITQRFGLKALRVEEENPRRQN
- the LOC127783320 gene encoding uncharacterized protein LOC127783320 isoform X3 — encoded protein: MTSRDTWRVSDEYGEDAIRPLPWYPGNLAWHLNFSRKQLRKNQALESFHEFLKHESEVGNITRQEAVSMVPPLFLNIQPDHHVLDMCAAPGSKTFQLLEMIHQSKEPGLLPRALVVANDVNAQRCDLLIHNMKRMCTANLIVTNHEAQNFPDCRIANDLSEIYKKDCKPQRLEFDRVLCDVPCSGDGTIRKGHDMWRKWNSGMGNGLHLLQVDISMRGIALLKVGGRMVYSTCSMNPVENEAVIAELLRRSGNSVELLDVSNELPELVHRPGLSTWKVQDKGSWFQNHDDVPCDRKNVILPSMFPSNKSIQEGQSVCDDIEVNTGSNGSFSRNFSIEKTNKVYCDTDGISNSNTTKHSDSTPNSTSSNFPLHRCMRIVPHDQDSGAFFIAVLHKLSPLHECQMVEVTKTKVLDDDESLEEQKKISIDAHTSEDNNLTEVALVTDDVKNDQAELGNRMNKLQDQCKWKGVDPVLFFRDLTVIKSIVSFFAINISFPLEGHLVTRSADPNNARRIYYVSKSVQEILQLNVEVGEQLKIASLGLKMFETHRSKDGCPCAYRLSYEGLPLLLPYISKRILCASPNDFLRLLQYRTVNFAHFINARFGEEAASLIPGCCVVILREGHQNLDLGSITMDPTTIAIVCWRGKATLNAMVSPPDRKELLERITQRFGLKALRVEEENPRRQN